In one Achromobacter spanius genomic region, the following are encoded:
- the chrA gene encoding chromate efflux transporter: MSSRLQEAGTPPLESSVPLEAPQPVSFRQALWFWLKLGFISFGGPAGQIAIMHTELVERRRWISERRFLHALNYCMLLPGPEAQQLATYIGWLLHRTWGGVVAGGLFVLPSLFILIGLSWVYVAWGDVPVIAGLFYGIKPAVTAIVLHAAHRIGSRALKNPVLWSIAAAAFVAIFAANVPFPLIVAVAALVGFVGGKKWPEYFRTGARHGSGASGFGPALIDDDTPTPSHAKFRWPRLAAIVGIGALMWGAPMGVLTAVYGWHGAYTQMGWFFTKAAFLTFGGAYAVLPYIYQGAVDTYAWLTPIQMIDGLALGETTPGPLIMVVAFVGFVGGYAKALLGPETLFLAGALAATIVTWFTFLPSFLFILTGGPLVEATKEDLKFTAPLTAITAAVVGVILNLAVFFGYHVLWPEGLAGRFELGSALIALGAAIALFKFKRGVIEVIAACAVIGLILKLTL; this comes from the coding sequence ATGAGTAGCCGATTGCAAGAGGCAGGGACGCCACCTTTGGAAAGCTCGGTTCCCCTGGAAGCGCCACAGCCCGTGAGCTTTCGTCAGGCCCTTTGGTTCTGGTTGAAATTAGGCTTCATCAGCTTTGGCGGGCCCGCTGGGCAAATCGCCATCATGCACACCGAACTGGTGGAGCGGCGTCGTTGGATCAGCGAGCGCCGGTTTCTGCACGCGCTGAACTACTGCATGTTGTTGCCCGGTCCAGAAGCCCAGCAGTTGGCCACCTATATCGGATGGCTGCTGCACCGGACCTGGGGTGGAGTAGTTGCAGGGGGCCTTTTCGTGCTTCCCTCGCTATTCATTCTGATCGGATTGTCATGGGTATATGTGGCTTGGGGCGACGTTCCCGTCATCGCTGGACTGTTCTATGGAATCAAGCCAGCCGTCACGGCCATCGTCCTGCACGCGGCGCACCGGATCGGCTCGCGCGCACTGAAAAATCCCGTTCTTTGGAGCATCGCTGCGGCGGCTTTCGTGGCCATCTTCGCTGCGAACGTGCCATTCCCGCTGATCGTCGCAGTGGCGGCATTGGTCGGCTTCGTAGGCGGCAAGAAATGGCCCGAGTACTTTCGTACCGGCGCGCGGCATGGCTCAGGCGCCTCAGGTTTCGGCCCCGCGTTGATTGATGATGACACCCCCACGCCCAGCCATGCCAAGTTTCGTTGGCCGCGGTTGGCGGCCATCGTAGGAATAGGTGCATTGATGTGGGGCGCGCCCATGGGTGTACTGACCGCTGTCTACGGTTGGCATGGTGCATATACGCAGATGGGCTGGTTCTTCACGAAAGCTGCTTTCCTTACTTTCGGCGGCGCTTACGCAGTGCTGCCGTACATCTATCAAGGTGCTGTGGACACCTATGCGTGGCTCACGCCGATCCAGATGATCGACGGCCTGGCGCTGGGAGAGACCACACCTGGCCCGCTCATCATGGTGGTTGCTTTTGTTGGATTCGTCGGCGGGTACGCCAAAGCGCTATTGGGCCCGGAGACGCTATTCCTGGCTGGCGCGCTGGCTGCGACGATCGTCACCTGGTTCACCTTCTTACCGTCGTTCCTATTCATTCTGACCGGCGGCCCTCTGGTTGAGGCGACAAAAGAAGACCTGAAGTTCACCGCGCCACTTACTGCGATCACCGCGGCGGTTGTCGGCGTCATTCTCAATCTGGCGGTGTTTTTTGGCTATCACGTCCTGTGGCCGGAGGGCTTGGCAGGACGCTTTGAACTGGGCTCGGCGTTGATCGCGCTGGGCGCCGCCATCGCGCTGTTTAAGTTCAAACGCGGTGTGATCGAGGTCATTGCGGCTTGCGCCGTCATTGGCCTTATCCTGAAACTCACCCTATGA
- a CDS encoding YHYH domain-containing protein yields the protein MKKLALAVIAMLVSVSALAHSGGTDKNGCHRDNKNGGSHCH from the coding sequence ATGAAGAAGCTCGCTTTGGCTGTTATCGCTATGCTGGTCTCGGTATCCGCGTTGGCACATAGCGGCGGCACCGATAAGAATGGTTGCCACCGAGACAACAAAAATGGCGGCTCGCACTGCCATTGA
- a CDS encoding MFS transporter yields MLSILANRTYRHLFTAQVVALVGTGLATVALGLLAYDLAGASAGEVLGTALAIKMLAYIGVAPIAAAFAERLPRRAMLVALDLVRALVALTLPFVTQTWQIYILIFLLQSASAAFTPTFQATIPDVLPKEADYTRALSLSRLAYDLESVASPMLAALLLTVVSFHSLFWGTMVGFLASAALVVSVVLPKAKTPPPRGIYERTTRGLRIYLATPRLRGLLALNVAVAAASSMVIVNTVVLVQGRYGLTQHATAWALAAFGAGSMVAALTLPGILERVPDRRAMLAGAAVLAVGLLGGMAVTSYGGLLPLWVALGLGYSLAQTPSGRLLRRSAHQEDRPALFAAQFALSHACWLVTYPLAGWLSANASARTTFLIMGGVACAAVAVAAAIWPSHDPDRVKHQHPDLDPGHPHLTVDEHGATEDHSHEYIVDDDHRRWPDRPK; encoded by the coding sequence ATGCTAAGTATCCTTGCCAACAGAACGTATCGCCACTTGTTCACCGCGCAAGTGGTTGCATTGGTAGGCACCGGCCTCGCCACGGTCGCTCTCGGTCTACTGGCCTACGATCTTGCGGGCGCCAGCGCTGGCGAGGTGCTGGGCACCGCACTGGCAATCAAGATGCTGGCCTACATCGGCGTCGCGCCTATCGCGGCTGCCTTCGCTGAGCGCCTGCCCAGACGAGCCATGTTGGTCGCCTTGGATCTTGTACGCGCACTCGTCGCGCTGACGCTTCCCTTTGTCACGCAAACGTGGCAGATCTATATCCTCATATTTCTGCTCCAATCCGCGTCTGCGGCATTCACGCCGACTTTCCAAGCCACCATCCCGGACGTGTTGCCAAAAGAGGCAGACTACACACGGGCGCTTTCGCTTTCCCGGCTAGCGTATGACCTGGAGAGTGTCGCCAGCCCAATGTTGGCGGCACTCCTGCTGACTGTCGTGAGCTTTCACAGCCTGTTTTGGGGCACCATGGTGGGTTTCCTGGCCTCGGCCGCACTTGTGGTTTCGGTCGTGCTGCCAAAAGCGAAAACCCCTCCTCCCCGCGGCATATACGAACGGACAACGCGCGGCTTGCGCATTTATCTGGCCACCCCGCGTCTTCGCGGCCTTCTGGCACTGAACGTGGCCGTCGCTGCCGCCAGCTCAATGGTGATCGTCAACACTGTGGTGCTCGTGCAAGGGCGCTATGGACTCACGCAACACGCAACTGCGTGGGCGCTCGCGGCGTTTGGCGCCGGCTCCATGGTGGCGGCTTTAACGCTTCCAGGCATTCTGGAGCGCGTCCCCGACAGGCGTGCCATGTTGGCGGGTGCCGCCGTCCTGGCAGTTGGCTTATTGGGCGGCATGGCCGTGACGTCATATGGGGGGCTGTTGCCCTTGTGGGTAGCGTTGGGGCTAGGCTACTCCCTGGCTCAGACGCCGTCCGGCCGGTTGCTACGGCGTTCAGCCCATCAAGAGGATCGCCCTGCGCTTTTTGCAGCACAGTTCGCGTTGTCGCACGCCTGCTGGCTTGTCACATATCCGCTTGCGGGTTGGCTAAGTGCCAACGCCAGCGCTCGCACAACATTCCTCATCATGGGCGGTGTTGCGTGCGCAGCCGTTGCCGTGGCGGCGGCAATCTGGCCATCGCACGATCCGGACCGGGTCAAACACCAGCATCCAGACCTCGATCCAGGTCATCCGCACCTTACGGTCGACGAACATGGAGCGACCGAAGATCATTCGCATGAATACATCGTGGACGATGATCACCGCCGGTGGCCTGACCGACCCAAGTAG
- a CDS encoding nickel/cobalt efflux transporter produces the protein MLSFSDLLAQGASHAWLFIPSAILLGALHGLEPGHSKTMMAAFIVAIRGTVDQAVLLGVTATISHTLIVWGIGLGGMYLWQGVDAEGLEPYFQLASGLIIVLIAAWMFWRTWREQHANDPHDHDHRHSHEAHAHGEAHREIDTGHGRVVLEVFENRVPPRWRLRTLNGQAWRAADVNVSIERPDGSVQSFAFVDRGGYLESVDEIPEPHQFMARLTLSHGHHAHSYDVAFVENDAHQHDHIHEELRGLDVSGEGFQDAHQLAHANDIRRRFADKNVTNWQIALFGLTGGLIPCPAAITVLLLCLQLKEFTLGAVLVLCFSIGLAITLVTVGAVAALSVRHATKRYSWFSTVARRAPYLSSLLIIAVGIYVGLNGWIGMRALHA, from the coding sequence ATGCTGTCATTCTCCGACCTCCTCGCGCAGGGCGCCTCTCACGCGTGGCTGTTCATTCCGAGCGCCATACTGCTTGGTGCGTTGCACGGCCTTGAGCCCGGGCATTCCAAAACGATGATGGCGGCGTTCATCGTCGCAATACGAGGAACGGTTGACCAAGCCGTGTTGCTTGGGGTCACAGCAACCATCTCGCACACCTTGATCGTGTGGGGAATCGGGCTTGGCGGGATGTACTTGTGGCAGGGTGTAGACGCCGAAGGCCTGGAACCCTACTTCCAGCTGGCATCGGGGTTGATCATCGTGCTGATTGCCGCCTGGATGTTCTGGCGCACTTGGCGCGAACAACACGCGAACGATCCGCACGACCACGATCATCGTCATTCGCACGAGGCGCATGCTCACGGCGAAGCGCATCGGGAAATCGACACGGGCCATGGCCGGGTAGTTTTAGAGGTCTTCGAAAACCGAGTCCCACCGCGTTGGCGTTTGCGGACACTCAATGGGCAAGCGTGGCGCGCCGCCGACGTCAACGTCTCCATAGAACGTCCGGATGGCTCGGTACAGAGTTTTGCTTTTGTCGATCGTGGCGGATACCTGGAGTCCGTCGACGAGATTCCGGAACCCCATCAGTTCATGGCGCGGTTGACCTTGAGCCACGGACATCATGCGCACAGCTATGACGTTGCCTTTGTCGAAAACGATGCCCATCAGCACGACCACATTCACGAGGAGCTCCGTGGGTTGGACGTGTCAGGAGAAGGCTTTCAAGACGCTCACCAATTGGCGCATGCGAACGACATCCGGCGTCGCTTTGCGGACAAGAACGTCACCAACTGGCAGATCGCGCTGTTCGGACTGACGGGCGGGCTCATTCCCTGTCCTGCCGCAATCACCGTGCTGTTGCTGTGCCTGCAACTCAAGGAATTCACGTTGGGCGCAGTTCTCGTGCTGTGTTTTTCCATCGGTTTGGCGATCACGCTGGTCACGGTCGGCGCCGTTGCGGCCTTGAGCGTACGGCATGCGACAAAACGGTACAGCTGGTTCTCCACAGTGGCGCGTCGTGCCCCGTATCTCTCCAGCCTATTGATCATCGCCGTCGGCATCTATGTGGGGTTGAACGGTTGGATCGGCATGCGCGCCTTGCATGCGTAG
- a CDS encoding chromate resistance protein ChrB domain-containing protein: MKWITREHPKIDRIACPWLISRYIDKEPEFLYVSADRVLSEAEATGAVPYDIPGVTLTHVGERCSFDTFLDKYELHDASLKDLAVIVRGADTDRLDLAPQCAGLLAVSLGLSRNFPDDHQMLEHGMVVYDALYAWCRHARGETHTWNYASESGRAA; the protein is encoded by the coding sequence ATGAAATGGATTACGCGGGAGCATCCGAAGATTGACCGTATAGCCTGTCCTTGGCTGATTAGCCGGTACATCGATAAAGAACCCGAGTTCCTGTATGTCTCGGCCGACCGCGTGCTGAGCGAGGCCGAAGCAACGGGAGCTGTGCCGTACGACATCCCAGGAGTGACCCTGACGCACGTCGGGGAGCGATGCAGCTTTGACACATTCCTGGATAAATACGAACTGCACGACGCAAGTCTTAAGGACTTGGCGGTGATCGTACGCGGGGCGGATACCGACAGATTGGATCTTGCGCCCCAATGCGCCGGTCTTCTGGCCGTATCGCTCGGGCTGTCTCGGAATTTCCCTGACGACCATCAGATGCTCGAACACGGCATGGTGGTCTACGACGCATTGTACGCTTGGTGCCGCCACGCGCGCGGCGAAACACACACTTGGAACTATGCGTCCGAGAGTGGTAGAGCGGCCTAA
- a CDS encoding metal-sensing transcriptional repressor, which produces MTTSTPHHHHDAIAKRLKRADGHLRSILQMMEEHRPCLDLAQQLHAVEKAISQAKKILIQDHIDHCLEDAVGELNDERRRTIDEFKKITKYL; this is translated from the coding sequence ATGACGACATCGACTCCTCACCACCACCATGACGCCATCGCGAAGCGACTCAAGCGCGCCGATGGCCACTTGCGGAGCATCTTGCAGATGATGGAAGAGCATCGTCCCTGCCTGGACCTTGCCCAGCAGTTGCACGCGGTCGAAAAGGCGATATCCCAGGCCAAGAAAATTCTCATTCAAGACCACATTGACCATTGCCTGGAAGATGCGGTGGGCGAACTCAACGACGAACGTCGGCGCACCATCGACGAGTTCAAAAAAATCACGAAATACCTCTAG
- a CDS encoding efflux RND transporter periplasmic adaptor subunit, with amino-acid sequence MKNLSATARCRARLCLVGCLFVYSAAFAADRPAAFVVADDQIAALGITLLPLSSASPQVKTAYPAKVVMPPNADRVISSPVSGLLTQILALPGQAVDEGTPLLTVASSEYGQLQLDMIQNQAKTSLARQNFQRERSLYAEGIIPQRRVQEANAALREAEAALLQAQAALRLTGMTVSEIQSLEKSAAPQSTLTVRAGHKGVVNAITARPGQRIDTTSPLAEISSTETLWLQIQVPATELVSWTEGSQVTVQGREVTARLISSAAIVDAGSQTVTVRAEVEKSATPLRPGEILSAELASSEGPKGWSIPLAGIAHDGKNAYVFVRSKDGFEARPVQLLASAGNVTRVSGALKDGDQIATAGVVALKGAWLKNGEKE; translated from the coding sequence ATGAAAAACCTATCGGCCACGGCGCGCTGCCGCGCTCGCTTGTGCCTTGTCGGCTGCCTGTTCGTGTATTCGGCCGCATTCGCGGCAGATCGACCGGCCGCTTTTGTTGTCGCGGACGACCAGATTGCCGCACTCGGGATCACGTTATTGCCGTTGTCCTCGGCTTCACCGCAGGTTAAGACGGCTTATCCCGCTAAAGTCGTGATGCCGCCGAATGCCGACCGGGTCATCAGTTCGCCAGTTTCAGGTCTGCTTACACAGATCCTCGCCCTGCCCGGCCAAGCGGTAGACGAAGGAACGCCGCTCCTCACCGTCGCGAGCAGCGAATACGGCCAACTGCAGCTCGACATGATCCAGAACCAGGCCAAGACGTCGCTCGCGCGCCAGAATTTCCAGCGCGAACGTAGCCTGTATGCCGAGGGCATCATTCCGCAACGACGGGTGCAGGAAGCTAACGCCGCCCTTCGTGAGGCAGAGGCGGCTCTGCTTCAAGCTCAGGCTGCATTGCGCTTGACTGGCATGACAGTGTCCGAGATACAAAGCCTTGAGAAATCGGCCGCGCCCCAATCCACGTTGACGGTCCGCGCCGGCCACAAGGGCGTAGTCAACGCGATCACCGCGCGTCCGGGCCAACGGATCGACACGACATCGCCCCTTGCAGAAATCTCCAGCACCGAAACCCTTTGGCTGCAGATTCAAGTACCAGCGACGGAGCTCGTGTCGTGGACGGAAGGTTCACAAGTGACCGTCCAAGGGCGTGAAGTAACGGCCCGCCTTATCAGCAGCGCAGCAATCGTAGACGCCGGGTCGCAGACCGTTACCGTGCGCGCTGAAGTGGAAAAATCGGCCACGCCCCTACGCCCTGGCGAGATCCTGAGCGCGGAGCTTGCATCGAGCGAAGGACCGAAAGGATGGAGTATTCCACTTGCTGGCATCGCGCATGACGGAAAGAACGCCTATGTCTTTGTTCGAAGCAAGGACGGCTTTGAAGCTCGCCCAGTCCAATTGCTGGCCAGCGCGGGGAACGTTACGCGAGTGTCCGGTGCCCTGAAGGATGGCGATCAGATAGCGACAGCAGGCGTCGTCGCCTTGAAGGGCGCTTGGTTGAAGAACGGGGAGAAGGAGTGA
- the tnpA gene encoding IS66-like element accessory protein TnpA: MSKTELAPVPKRRSYPKALKAQIVAQCRQPGTSIAGVALSHGVNANLVHKWIRQAERQNPVAPAFVPVALPAVPSSGRHIEIRLSRGPAQATVQWPVSEAGACVAWLREWLR, from the coding sequence ATGTCGAAGACAGAATTAGCACCGGTGCCGAAGCGCCGGTCTTATCCGAAGGCGCTGAAGGCCCAGATCGTGGCCCAGTGCCGCCAGCCCGGAACATCTATTGCTGGCGTGGCGCTGTCACACGGCGTGAACGCGAACCTGGTGCATAAGTGGATTCGCCAGGCCGAACGACAGAACCCAGTAGCGCCGGCGTTCGTGCCGGTCGCGTTGCCCGCGGTGCCCTCGTCAGGCCGTCACATCGAGATCCGCTTGTCGCGTGGTCCCGCGCAAGCGACGGTGCAATGGCCCGTGAGTGAAGCGGGCGCATGCGTGGCTTGGTTACGCGAGTGGCTGCGGTGA
- a CDS encoding Fe-Mn family superoxide dismutase: MELMAKPLLVDSERISGLSGKLVRSHYDNNYLGALARLNAIRKKMEESRWESTPAFSLVGAKREELLAANSVFLHEAYFEVLGGDGVLPAGGLSVALERDFGSVDQWSAEFTSLARAMSGGSGWAILAWSSRDAKLVNHWAGDHTQLLAGASTLLALDMYEHAYHIDFGAKAAAYVDSFMAEIQWRVVASRYARAIDEASLGMEIQAPEAAAVGAIAILDVRRRAVFSLSCERVAGSEWQDPAQPTEWMRNFDKSGPVVVYCVHGHEVSRSIALALNARGIPARYLVGGIEAWRKAGLAMTTEKKHPAD, from the coding sequence ATGGAACTGATGGCAAAGCCGCTCCTCGTGGATTCAGAACGGATCTCTGGGCTGAGTGGAAAGCTTGTGCGCAGCCACTATGACAACAACTACCTGGGCGCGCTGGCACGATTGAACGCTATTAGGAAAAAAATGGAGGAGTCGCGTTGGGAATCAACGCCGGCCTTTTCGCTCGTGGGCGCCAAGCGAGAGGAGTTGCTCGCAGCTAACTCCGTGTTTCTGCACGAGGCCTACTTTGAAGTTCTAGGAGGTGATGGGGTACTCCCCGCAGGAGGGCTTTCCGTCGCATTGGAGCGCGATTTTGGGTCTGTCGATCAGTGGAGCGCTGAATTCACCTCTCTAGCAAGAGCGATGAGTGGGGGATCCGGTTGGGCGATCCTCGCGTGGTCCTCGCGTGACGCCAAGTTGGTCAATCACTGGGCCGGAGATCACACCCAGCTATTGGCTGGTGCTTCGACATTGCTCGCACTAGACATGTACGAGCACGCCTATCACATCGACTTTGGTGCGAAGGCAGCTGCCTACGTCGACTCGTTTATGGCCGAAATCCAATGGCGTGTCGTCGCTTCACGGTATGCCCGGGCGATAGACGAAGCGAGCTTAGGGATGGAAATCCAAGCACCCGAAGCAGCGGCGGTCGGCGCAATCGCAATTCTGGACGTGCGACGGCGCGCGGTATTTTCCCTTTCTTGCGAGAGGGTTGCGGGCTCTGAGTGGCAAGACCCTGCGCAGCCTACGGAATGGATGCGCAATTTCGACAAGTCCGGGCCTGTCGTGGTCTATTGCGTACATGGCCACGAAGTCAGCCGAAGCATCGCGTTGGCGCTCAACGCAAGGGGTATCCCTGCGCGGTATCTCGTGGGAGGGATAGAAGCATGGCGAAAGGCTGGACTGGCTATGACGACTGAAAAGAAGCATCCGGCGGACTGA
- the tnpB gene encoding IS66 family insertion sequence element accessory protein TnpB (TnpB, as the term is used for proteins encoded by IS66 family insertion elements, is considered an accessory protein, since TnpC, encoded by a neighboring gene, is a DDE family transposase.), whose product MRGLVTRVAAVIRVDAIWLATEPLDMRAGTEMALSRVVAVFGSARPHHAYCFANRRANRMKVLVHDGIGVWLAARRLNRGKFVWADALRGPHVAVDSEQWQALVLGLPWQHVGAAGAISVL is encoded by the coding sequence ATGCGTGGCTTGGTTACGCGAGTGGCTGCGGTGATCCGTGTCGATGCGATCTGGCTGGCCACCGAGCCGCTGGACATGCGCGCCGGCACCGAGATGGCGTTGTCCCGGGTGGTAGCCGTGTTCGGTTCAGCCCGTCCGCACCACGCCTATTGCTTCGCAAACCGGCGCGCCAACCGCATGAAGGTGCTGGTGCATGACGGAATCGGCGTGTGGCTGGCCGCGCGCCGGCTGAACCGCGGCAAGTTCGTGTGGGCCGATGCGCTGCGTGGCCCCCACGTCGCGGTCGACAGTGAGCAGTGGCAGGCGCTGGTGCTGGGCCTGCCCTGGCAGCATGTGGGCGCGGCAGGCGCGATCTCGGTGTTGTAG
- the tnpC gene encoding IS66 family transposase: protein MSNASLDHLDAQQLRALAERLMGEVAARDAQIAAHDAVVAERDRVLHFKQTHIDQLMQELALYKRWRYGKRSEQLNPAQASLLEETMDADMAAIEAEVNALREAIATKPAPSQAPRRMRLPAELPRTDIHHEPASTTCRCGCGLKRIGEDVSEKLDYLPGVFTVERHIRGKWVCEHCETLTQGPVPAQVIDKGIPTAGLLAQVLVAKFADHLPLYRQEGIFARAGLALPRSTLGEWVGVCGLRLQPLVDALKAEVLGKSVLHADETPVQMLKPGAGKTHRAYLWAYTPTSYASLRAVLYDFAPSRAGEHCRTFLEDWRGKLVTDDYAGYKAGFAAGITELGCMAHARRKFHDLHANNQSQIAAEALELFGALYSVERDVAELPAEERRQIRLERAKPITETLHRWLIAQRQRVPEGSGTARAIDYSLKRWEALTRYLDDGDAPIDNNWVENQIRAWAIGRSNWLFAGSLRGGQRAAAIMSLIQSARLNGHDPYAYMNDVLTRLPTQKNSQIAELLPHRWQPAA from the coding sequence ATGAGTAACGCATCCCTGGACCACCTCGACGCGCAGCAACTGCGCGCCTTGGCCGAACGCCTGATGGGCGAGGTGGCCGCGCGTGACGCCCAGATAGCGGCGCACGATGCGGTGGTTGCCGAGCGGGATCGCGTACTGCACTTCAAACAGACGCACATCGACCAGCTCATGCAGGAGCTGGCGCTATACAAGCGCTGGCGCTACGGCAAGCGCAGCGAGCAACTGAACCCGGCGCAGGCAAGCCTTCTGGAAGAGACGATGGATGCCGACATGGCGGCTATCGAAGCGGAAGTGAACGCGCTGCGCGAAGCGATCGCCACCAAGCCTGCGCCGTCGCAAGCGCCGCGTCGCATGCGGCTGCCGGCCGAGTTGCCGCGCACCGACATCCACCACGAACCGGCGTCCACGACGTGCCGCTGCGGCTGCGGCTTGAAACGCATCGGCGAGGACGTCAGTGAGAAGCTGGACTATCTGCCGGGCGTCTTTACGGTCGAACGTCACATCCGTGGCAAGTGGGTGTGCGAGCACTGCGAGACGCTCACGCAGGGGCCGGTCCCCGCGCAGGTCATCGACAAGGGCATCCCGACGGCGGGCCTTCTGGCGCAGGTGCTGGTGGCCAAGTTCGCTGATCACTTGCCGCTATACCGCCAGGAAGGCATCTTTGCGCGCGCCGGCCTGGCGCTGCCGCGCTCGACGCTGGGCGAGTGGGTCGGCGTGTGCGGGCTGCGATTGCAGCCGCTGGTCGATGCGCTCAAGGCCGAAGTGCTGGGCAAATCCGTGCTGCATGCCGACGAGACGCCGGTGCAGATGCTCAAGCCGGGCGCGGGCAAGACGCATCGGGCCTACTTGTGGGCGTACACACCGACCTCTTACGCCAGCCTGCGTGCAGTGCTCTACGACTTCGCGCCCAGCCGGGCCGGCGAGCACTGCCGCACGTTCCTGGAAGATTGGCGCGGCAAGCTGGTGACCGACGATTATGCGGGCTACAAGGCCGGGTTCGCGGCTGGCATCACGGAACTGGGCTGCATGGCGCACGCCCGGCGCAAGTTCCATGACTTGCATGCCAACAACCAGAGCCAGATCGCCGCAGAGGCGTTGGAGTTGTTCGGCGCGCTATACAGCGTAGAGCGGGACGTAGCCGAGTTGCCTGCCGAAGAGCGCCGCCAGATACGGCTGGAGCGGGCCAAGCCGATCACAGAAACGTTGCATCGGTGGCTGATCGCGCAACGCCAGCGTGTGCCGGAAGGCTCCGGCACCGCGCGCGCCATCGACTACAGCCTCAAGCGCTGGGAGGCGCTGACACGCTACCTTGACGACGGCGATGCGCCGATCGACAACAATTGGGTGGAGAACCAGATCCGCGCCTGGGCGATCGGGCGTTCCAACTGGCTGTTCGCGGGCTCGCTGCGCGGGGGCCAGCGCGCGGCCGCCATCATGAGCCTGATCCAGTCGGCACGGCTCAATGGGCACGACCCGTATGCCTATATGAATGACGTGCTCACGCGGCTGCCGACGCAGAAAAACAGCCAGATCGCTGAGCTGCTGCCGCATCGGTGGCAACCTGCTGCATAA
- a CDS encoding chromate resistance protein ChrB domain-containing protein → MNWLTLVLSLPTENATARMRAWRALKACGAAVLRDGVYLLPGQDGDDTLATIGREVRDNGGTAHLLQTTMDVDEESEYQALFDRSADYAELMKEAAQVHGLLTPDSAMDTLKQTRKLRKRFVQIAAIDFFPAEAQRQADAALKELEEGANRALSPDEPHPADGAIPRLSAAEYRGRHWATRARPWVDRLASAWLIRRFIDPDARFLWLQSPADCPDDALSFDFDGATFSHVGVKVTFETLLAAFGLQSPALDRLGSIIHYLDVGGVQPAEAAGVEQVLAGLRETITDDDQLFALASGIFDGLAASFAKGAGNE, encoded by the coding sequence ATGAACTGGCTAACTCTCGTCCTCTCCTTGCCTACCGAAAACGCTACGGCGCGCATGCGCGCCTGGCGCGCCTTGAAGGCATGTGGCGCCGCTGTTTTGCGCGACGGTGTCTACCTTCTGCCTGGGCAGGACGGCGACGACACCTTGGCCACCATAGGGCGCGAAGTGCGAGACAACGGGGGCACGGCCCATCTGCTTCAAACAACGATGGATGTTGATGAGGAAAGCGAGTATCAGGCGCTTTTCGACCGCTCGGCGGACTATGCCGAGCTGATGAAGGAGGCCGCGCAAGTGCATGGCTTGTTGACGCCCGACAGCGCTATGGACACGCTCAAGCAAACCCGCAAGCTGCGCAAACGGTTCGTTCAGATTGCGGCCATCGACTTTTTCCCTGCGGAAGCCCAGCGGCAGGCGGATGCCGCGCTGAAAGAGTTGGAAGAGGGCGCGAATCGTGCGCTGTCGCCCGACGAGCCCCATCCGGCGGACGGGGCAATTCCTCGCTTGTCGGCCGCTGAATACCGGGGCCGCCACTGGGCCACGCGGGCGCGCCCGTGGGTGGATCGGTTGGCTAGCGCCTGGCTGATTCGGAGGTTCATCGACCCGGACGCCCGTTTTCTATGGCTTCAATCGCCGGCGGATTGTCCGGACGACGCACTGAGCTTCGACTTTGATGGCGCGACCTTTTCCCATGTCGGCGTCAAGGTGACGTTCGAGACGCTCTTGGCTGCGTTTGGCTTGCAAAGTCCGGCGCTGGACCGGTTGGGATCGATCATTCATTACCTGGACGTTGGTGGCGTGCAACCCGCGGAAGCTGCAGGCGTGGAGCAGGTCTTGGCTGGCTTGCGCGAGACGATCACTGATGACGACCAGTTGTTTGCCTTAGCCAGTGGCATTTTTGACGGCTTGGCGGCCAGCTTTGCAAAGGGGGCAGGAAATGAGTAG